GGTTGTATCACCGAAGGACGCAGGGGAGAAAAACTCTCTCCTTTCCAATCGCTTGTTCAAGCAGGAGCAATAGCCTTATCGGATGATGGCAATTGCGTGCAAAATAGCCGCATGATGTATCTAGCAATGGAATTTGCTTCGATCCTCAATGTTCCTATTCTTGATCACTGTGAAGATACGGCTCTATCTAATGGTGGGGTAATGAACGAAGGGTATTGGAGTACTCTTTTGGGATTACCGGGTTGGCCAAGCGTAGCAGAGGAGATAATGGTTAGCCGCGATATCCTTCTTTGTGAAAAGACCCAAGCTCGTATCCATTTACAGCATCTGACCACCGAGGGTTCTGTAAGATTACTCCGGGAAGCAAAAAAAAGGGGGATACCGATTAGTGCTGAAGTTTGCCCTCATCACATAGCCTTGACTGAGTCGGCACTGAGAGATTATGACACCCGGTTCAAGATGAATCCGCCCTTGAGAGGACAAAAAGACAGGGAGGCTTTAATCGAGGCTATAGTAGATGGAACAATCGAGGTGATTGCTTCAGATCATGCTCCTCATACTGTCTTTGAAAAGGAGGTGGAGTTTGAAAAGGCTCCTTTCGGGGTGGTTGGACTTGAGACTCTCTTGGCTGTCTGTCTTAAGGAACTTTATTTCTCGAAGAAAATGAGCTTACTCGATCTGTTTAGCCGGTTGACCCTAGGTCCAAGCCGAGTTCTTGGCCTTCCACAGCCTTCTTTAGATTATGGATCTTCAGCTGATCTTATTCTACTGGATCTTGGAGCGGAATGGACAGTAGAAGCTAGCCAGTTTTTATCCAAGGGAAGAAATACACCTTTTGAGGGCTTGTCATTGAAAGGAAAAGTAGTCTTGACGATGGTGGAGGGGCAGATCGTTTGGAAAATGGAAGGAAAGGATCTGGTTGTGAAATAGGTTCTTGTGATCAATTTGTTCTATATTGTTTTTTGTAAGTCTGTTTATTTTTATAACCAATTATTTTTTAATCCCACTCATTTAAAAATTGCCTCTAAGTTAAAAATCTGCACTTTTTAAAAATAAAAAAAGGGGGGAAGGTCCTTACCCTGATCAAATGAAAAAATACCCTAGGAAAGCTTTCTTAATTCTTGAAGATGGCACCGTTTTTGAAGGTGAATCCTTTGGAGCGGAAGGCACAGTCGTTGGGGAAGTCTGCTTTAATACTTCAATGACTGGTTATCAAGAGATACTGACTGATCCCTCTTATAGAGGTCAAATTGTTTGCCTGACTTATCCTGAAATTGGTAATTATGGCATAAATCCTTTTGACCATCAATCCCGGGCTATTCAGGTTTCTGGCTTAGTCATTCGATCCCTCTCACCTGTAGCGAGTAACTGGAGAAGTTTTTGGAGTCTTCCCGATTTCTTAAAAAATGAAGGGGTGATGGGAATACAAAAAGTGGATACTCGCAGGCTGACCCTGCATCTAAGGGAAGCAGGGGTTCTTAGGGGGGTATTGACAACCGAAGACATGGAAAGAAAGGATGCCATGAAATTAGCCCATGGGTGGGATTATTCAAAGATAGATTTTATAGCTGAGCTGACTACTCCTCGGATGTATAGATGGAATGAAGAAGAGCTCTTTAATCCCATCATAGAACAAATGGCTAAAGCAAATCCATTAACCGAAGGAAAAAAAGAGTTGATTAGAAAGTGGAGAGAAAAGCTAAAGCAGCAAGCTCAACCTTCTTATCGACTCGCAGTTTTAGATTTTGGTGTTAAATTTTCTACCCTGCGTTTTTTGCGCCAGCAGGGATTTGATTTATACGTTTTCCCGGCCTATGCGTCTTCGCAAGCGGTTTTGGATATTGATCCCGATGGAATCTTTTTATCCAATGGCCCAGGTGATCCAGCCTTATTTAAAAAATTACATGCTCAAATAAAACCTCTCTTAGGTAAAAAACCTATTTTTGGAATATGCTTAGGTCATCAGCTCCTGGCTATTGCCCTTGGAGCACAAACTTTCAAATTGCGATTTGGGCATCGTGGAGCTAACCATCCTGTAAAAAATCTTTTTGATTCAACGATTAAAATTACTTCCCAGAATCATGGGTATGCAGTGAGTGCTGACACTCTGCCAGAAGGACTTAAAGTCAGTGAAATTAATCTTAGTGATGGGACTATAGAAGGTTTTGTTCATGAATCTTTCCCGCTTTTTTCTGTCCAGTACCATCCTGAAGCTTCTCCGGGACCTCACGATGCTTTAAGTTATTTTGAATTTTTTTTCAATAAAGTTAAGGGAAATAAAACCTGAAGATAACTTGTTAAGATGCCACTGAAATGCCATAACCTTGGTCAGCTTCTAAGCTCAGCTGTGGAGTTGGATGAAGAGCAAGCCCATGACACAGTAGAGTTTCTTTTGGATCCCTCTGTGAGTGATCTTGAAAAAGAGAATTTTTTGCTGTTTCTTTCCAAACGTGGTCTCACTGCAGATGAACTGGCTTTTTTTGCAAAAGGGTTTTTGCAAAAAAGTGTTAAACTTCCTTTTCAAGAAAGCTGGAAAGATCAACCTCTCTTTGATTGTTGTGGTTCGGGAGGGGGAGGACTGAGCCTTTTTAATGTTTCAACAGCGATTGCTTTTGTCCTTTCCACGCTGGGAGTTCCCGTTGTCAAACATGGGAATAGAGGCATAACCAAAGTTTCAGGAAGTGCAGATGTACTTGAAAAACTGGGTATAGCCTACAGGCTTCCCCCCGAAGGTCTTTATAGCTCTTTGATGGAACTGGGGTTTGCTTTTATTTTTGCCCCGGATTACCATCCCTGTTTTGCTCGACTTGCACCGGTAAGGAAAAAGCTAGCTGAAAAGAAAGTTCAAACTCTATTTCATTTCCTTGGACCGTTACTTAATCCAGCCAGGCCTAAAACCCAGCTTACGGGTGTTTTTAAAGAAGAACATATCGATCTTTTCGAGGGGGCTTTTCGCCGTTTAGGGGTTGAAAAACCGGTTGTTGTGTATGGTGTCGATGAACAATATAACCCAATAGGTGAGATCGGAGTTGAAGGACGGGGGAAAGCTAGGGGTCTTTCTCTAGAAACACTTAGGCCAATTTTAACTAAGAATGCTATCCAAAGGGGTTATTTCTCTGGATCTATTAATGATGTCATTGTAGATTGTGCCCTGGAGAGTGCCAGCTTAATCGAAGCTATTTTTAAAGGTGAAATCAAAGGGTATGCTCGGGGGCTTGTTGTAGCTAATTCTTTTTTGGGACTTTTAAGTTGGGGTTGGGATGGACGGCTTGAAGATGCCCTTGAGTCTATTGAACAGGCGATAGATTCGGGAATGGTTTATAAAAAATTGACTCAAGCAAGGCGGTTCGCATTGGGTTGGAGAAAAGAATGTCCTTGAAGGAGGAAAGACAAATTAAGTGGGTAGTCAAAGAAAGCTAACATAAATCTTTTTTTTATTTTTTCGAATAGAATCCCAAAATCGTAAAAAGATCGGATCTCAATGAGCTGTTTTTTCATTCCTAATAAAAATTCTCTCTTGAGCCTTTTTTCTTCCTTTTTTAGAAGACCCTCTTCTTTGTTTATTTTGAGAAAAGGGCTCTATTTTATTCTATTGTTTTCTTTTCCTGTTCTTTCTGTTCAATCTCAAAATAGCAAGCTTTACCAAGCCGAAGACGAACCGACTGTTTTAGTCGTTAAAAAGGTCATGCCTGCTGTCGTCAATATCAGTTCGGAAAGAATAGTGCAAAAGAGGGTGCAAGATCCCTTCGATCTTTTTTTTGGCCGCTATTACAGCTATAAGGAAAAGGTCAAAAGCCTAGGCTCAGGGGTTATTGTCAGTGCCGAAGGTTACATTATTACCTGTGCACATGTCGTTGAACGGTCGATCGATCGCAAGGTTCAAGTTACATTAAATGAAAGGAAAACCGCTATTGAAGCTAAAATTTTAGCGGTAGATCCCTCTGCCGATCTGGCTCTTTTAAAAATGGACTCGAAGACGGCTTTCCCTTTCTTAGACATTCAAAATGTTTCTCCCACCTTGCTTGGGCAAACCGTTATTGTTCTGGGAAACCCAGTGGGCTATCAAAATAGTGTCTCCAAGGGAATATTAAGCGCTATGAATAGAACGATCGAAACAGAGAACGGTAAAATAGAAGGGTTACTCCAAACAGATGCAGCGATTAATCCAGGGAATAGCGGAGGACCAATAGTGGATATTTCTGGAAAATTTGTAGGTATTAGTTCAGCAAAATTTGCAGGAGAAGCGATTGAAGGGATAGGATTTGCTATTCCGGCTAGAAAGGTGAATATTTTTTATCGAGACGCTTTAGCTGAACTTAAAGGGGGATCTACTAATCCGACAAAGTTCAATATTGAAGAGTTATTAGCAAAAAAGTTTGGATTGCATGTGCAAGAAATCAACCAGGATTTAGCTGAAGCTTTCCGCGTACAGGAAGGAATGGGACTTTTAGTATCGGATGTAGATCCCAATGGACCAGCAGCTAAGGCAGGAATTAAATCTGGAATGATTATTTTAGGTATTGGGAATCGGCGAATTGATGAACTGGAGTTTTATCCTCAACTCTTAAAAGATATTAAAAGTGGCGAAGGAGTGCTTATGACCGTTATGGTGATTAGAGAAAGCCAAGGTTTTTTTCTTAGTCAAACTTCGACAGTAGAGGTGTTTGCACGATAGATTTTTGCTATTCGAAATTAGAGAGAAAACAGTGTATTTTTTCCATAGTATATCTTAAAGAATAAAAGGAGCCCTTTTCTCTTTTTTTTGAGAATAAGGAAGGGAAGGAAAAGTGTATGATTAAGCAGTTACTTCAGAAGGTATTTGGTTCGAAAAACGAAAGAGAGTTGAGCAGGCTCTGGCCCATTGTGCGAAAAATAAATGAGCTTGAAAAAGAGCTTTTTGTACTTTCCGACGAAGATCTAGCCCAGAAAACTTTCGAATTTAAAAAACGGATTGCTGGTGGTGAAAGCCTGGATGACCTGCTTCCGGAAGCTTTTGCCGTCGTTAAGCATGTTTGCCGAAGATTTAAAGAAAGCTCTAAAGTTATCATCGTTCGTGGTCATCCAGTCGTCTGGGACATGGTTCCTTTCGATGTCCAACTCCTTGGTGGAATTGTCCTTCACATGGGAAAAATTGCTGAAATGGCTACGGGTGAAGGAAAAACACTGGTAGCTACTCTTCCTGTTTATTTGAATGCCCTTCTTGGTAATGGGGTGCATGTCGTAACGGTTAATGATTATCTTGCTGCCAGAGACAGTGAATGGATGGGGGAGATCTACAAATTTTTGCAATTGAGCGTGGGTTGTTTGCAACAAGGACAATCCTATGAAGAACGTCGGGCTCAATATGCTTGTGATATTACTTATGGGACAAACAGCGAATTTGGCTTCGATTATCTGCGAGATAATAGCATAGCGACTCAAAAGGAAGAAAAAGTCCAGAGAGGTCATTTCTATGCGATTATCGATGAAGTCGACAGTATTTTGATCGACGAAGCCCGTACACCCTTGATCATATCCGGTCCTGCAACGGTGGCTACGAACCAGGAATACGAACGCTACAATCCACAAGTAAGCCGGCTTGTACAACAACAGGTTATCGAATGTGCCCGAATGGCCGAAGAAATTCAAGGATTGCTTAAGGATAAAACCGCTAACAGGGAGAAGATCGGCAGGCTTCTTTTCAAGATCAAATTGGGGATGCCAAGGAACAAGCAATTAATGAAATTGCTCGAAGATCCCGAAACAAGAAGGTTCATGGATGATGCTGAACTTTCTTTATACCAGGATTCTCGCAGGACCGAACTTTATGCTCTAAAAGAAGAGCTGCTTTTTTCAATTGATGAAAAAAATAACGAGGTGGACATCAGCGAAAGGGGAAGAAAGTATCTTAACCCTGGAGATCCCGATTATTTCGCCCCTCCTGACTTGGTCGCCCTTTTTGACGAGCTTGAAAGAAATCCAGGGTTAGATCCCCGGGAAAAAGAAAAAATTAGGCTTCAAGCACAACAAAAATATGAAGAAGCCACCGAACGAATTCATTGTGTTTCTCAATTACTCCGTGCTTATTGCCTCTACGAAAAAGATGTTCATTATGTCGTCCAGGATAACAAGGTCATTATTGTTGATGAATTTACGGGTAGGTTGATGCCGGGAAGAAGATGGAGTGAAGGATTACACCAAGCGATCGAGTGCAAGGAAGGAGTTCATATTGACCGGGAAACCCAGACTTTAGCTACCATAACCATTCAGAATTATTTCAGGCTTTACAAAAAACTCGCTGGAATGACTGGTACGGCAGCCACTGAAGCCAATGAATTCCACGATATATACAAGCTTGACGTGGTCGAGATTCCTACCAACAAACCGTGCAGAAGAATAGACTACGAAGATACTATTTTCAAAACCCGGCGAGCCAAATACCAGAACATTGTACAGAAGATTAAAGAACTCCATGCCAAGGGACAACCTGTTCTTGTAGGAACCATTTCTGTTGAGGCCTCTGAACTATTAAGCCGAATGTTGAAAAGGGAAAATATTCCCCATAACGTACTGAATGCGAAACATCATCAACAAGAAGCTGAAATCATAGCTCGAGCCGGGTATCGGGGTGCTGTAACCATTGCAACCAACATGGCAGGAAGAGGAACAGACATAAAATTGGGGCAAGGAGTTGCTGAATTAGGAGGATTATTTGTACTGGGAACCGAAAGACATGAGGCACGAAGGATTGATCTGCAATTGAGAGGTAGGTGTGCTCGGCAAGGAGATCCAGGAGTTTCGAAATTTTACATTTCTCTTGAAGATGACTTGATGAGAAATTTTGGGGATTCCCGTAAAATCAGTTCTCTTTTAACCAAGATGGGAATGAAAGAAGATGAGGAGTTGGAACATCCATGGTTGACCAAAGCGGTAGCTACAGCCCAGAAACGGGTAGAACAAAGAAACTACATGATTCGCAAGCATACCCTTCAATACGATGATGTGCTTAACTTGCAGAGAGAAGTCGTTTACGGCTACCGCAACGAGGTTTTGGAAACGGATAATCCCAGGGAAGAAATATTTTCTGCTGTCCAGGAAGTCATAGATAGAGAGGTTAAGAATAGACTGTCTAATGGAGAAAATGCAGATTACCTAGGGCTTGTCCATTGGGTTAACCAACTTTTCCCGATAGCTCTGAGAGAAGATGAGATAGAAAAGATCGGTTCTGCTGAAGAGATAATCGATTATATTTTACAAAAGGTAAAGAAAGCTTACGAGTTAAAGATTAAATTTGAAGATACCCAGGACCTGGTTTCTCTTGAAAGATACATTATTCTTTCGGCCATTGATAAGCTATGGCAAGAGCATCTTTATTCGATGGACGGACTTCGGGCAAGCATTGGTTTAAGGGCTTATGGACAGAAAGATCCTTTGATTGAATATAAACAGGAAGCCTATAGCCTTTTTGAGGATCTTATGAACCGGATCAAAAAAGAGATAGCCCATAATGTTTTTCGGTCCGCATCGAATGTTTTAGCCTTTGAACAGTTTCTTACTTCATTGAATCGAAGTGAACAACAAGTCGATCCACTTGCTAGAGTTCAACCCCCTATGCATGAGGAAGACGGAGAAGATGGTCGTGAAAAAAAATCAACCAAAGTGAGCCTTCCTGTAAGAAGATCCGGACCAAAAATGGGAAGAAACGATCCTTGTCCGTTAGATCCAACAAAAAAATTCAAGAATTGTTGCGGTGCTCAGGGAGCCAAATGTTGTTTAAAAATTGCCATGGATTTTCCCTATCCTGAAGAAAGACACAAAAAGGCTAAGTAATAGCTTTTTTTGTTTTCAATAAGGATCCTGTTCATGAGAATTGAATTGATCAATACGGGTACAGAGATCTTGCAGGGACAAAAAACTAATACCCATTTGGCGTTTTTGGCTCATGAACTTTTTCTGCTAGGAGAAAAGCTTACTTTACAGATTGCGGCCAGGGATAGCAAGGATCTGGTCGAGATCATTAGAGAAGCCTTTTACCGATCTCAACTTACAATCGTCACTGGAGGGTTGGGCCCAACCTCTGATGATATGACTAGGGAAGCGGTAGCTGAAGCACTACGTATGCCTTTAATTTTTCATCCTCAGCTGTTTCAAAAAGTTAAGTCTTTCTATGATGGCGCTGGAATAGCTGCACCCAGTTGGGCTATCCAAAAACAATCCCTTTTCTTAGAGGGCTCTCTCATTTTGGAAAATGATCATGGATCAGCCGCTGGATCGATTATCGAAAAGGAAGGCCGGCTCCTTATTATGCTTCCTGGACCACCTCGGGAGCTGGAACCGATGTGGAAAAACCATGTTGTTCCATGGTGGAAATCTCGATTTGAGTTAAGAAAACCTTTTACGACGATCTGTAAAATTGTTGGGTTAGCTGAATCGGTCATCCAGCAAAGGGTTGAGTCCAAGCTTAAAAGCTTAGGAGTCGAAGAGATAGGTTATTGCGAAAGCCCAGGAGAGGTTGCCCTCCGTTTATTATTTAAAGACAAAGAGATATTGACGAAAGCCAGGGATCTTATGACTGAAACCTTTGGTAGCGATTTATATGCCTTGGAGGATAAATCCCTTGAAGAAGTAGTCATAGAAAAGGCAACGTCAAAAAAGGTGAAGATTGCTACGGCTGAGTCTTGTACGGGAGGATTAATAAGCAGCAGGCTTACCGATGTTCCAGGGAGTTCAGCGACTTTTATCTACGGTTGGGTTACTTATTCTAATGAAGCAAAAATCACTCAACTTAAAGTCGATAAAAGTTTAATCAGTTCAGTCGGTGCCGTAAGTAAAGAGGTCGCCGAAGCGATGGCCTCGGGAGCCCTGGAAATCAGTGGGGCTGACCTTTCCTTGGCCGTGACGGGCATTGCAGGCCCCCAAGGTGGAAGTCCTGAAAAACCGGTAGGGCTGGTGTGGGTAGCTATACAAAGAAAAGGATCAAAACCTATTGCTTATGAACGATTTTTCCCTTCCGATCGACTTACCTTTAAACGTTTGGTCTCTCAATTTGGTATAGACTTATTAAGGAGGATGATAACAGGCAAAGATTTGCCTAAATGTTAAGTAAATTAAAAGTTGCATTAAATTATTTTTTATTGATTTTATATAGACGTGGCTGCTGTAATTCTTAATTTATTTCGGATACAGTTTCCCGATGTTTCCAAGGCTGATCCTGATGGCTTGGTCGCGGTGGGAGGGGATTTATCCGTTTCAAGGCTTCTTGCGGGTTACCGATCGGGAATATTCCCCTGGACAGATAGACCCTTAACATGGTGGTCACCTGATCCACGAGCGATTTTCGAGATAGAGCTCTTTAAGGCTCCAAGGCGACTTGCCCAGAAAATCAGGCAGGGAAAGTTTCAGTTTACTATTAACCAATGTTTTACTGAAGTCATCAAAAATTGTGCTAAACCCGCTCCCGGTAGAGAACATACCTGGATTAGCCCCCGGTTTATCAAAGCCTATACTGATCTTCATCGTTTTGGTTATGCCCATAGTGTTGAAGTATGGTCAAAAGGGATGTTGGTAGGGGGATTGTATGGGGTTGCCATTGGTGGTTTCTTTGCGGGTGAGTCGATGTTTCATAAAATGACCGATGCTTCTAAGGCGGCTTTGGCTTTTACAATAGCTCATTTAAAGGAAAGAGGTTTTGTTCTTTTTGATACCCAGGTAGCTACACCTGTAACCCGCTTAATGGGGGCTGTAGATATTCCGCGTTGTGAATATCTCCAAAGATTAGCTCGGGCATTAAAAGTTTCAGCCAGTTTTATTTGAATCTTGTTTGAAACTTTTTCTTGTCATTGATTAAAAAAAAATTAAAAGTCGATTGTTCCGGTTCGTTTTGCGGGTTACAATGAATCAGAAAGCACGAGACGGGTTTTTTTTCTTTTCCGGCTTTATTTGCAAAAGGATATTAAATCTTTCCTCAAAGATTCATATCGATGGGCTAGATCGAATACCCCTAAATGGAGGCTGTTTACTTGTTTCTAACCATATAAGCCATTTTGATCCCATTATCTTAGGAATGCACGCGCCACGACCCATCGATTATGTTGCTGATGGAAAGCTTTTTAACGATCTTGTTCTTTGCCAGATCTTAACCAATCTGAACGTTATTCCTGTGGATAGGGAACGGATGGATCCTAAGGCTGCAAAATCCATTGTCAGCAGGTTGAAAGCGGGAAGACTTGTAGGACTGTTCCCGGAAAGAGGAATTAGACATGGAAAGAATTCTATTTTACTTGGAGCTAGTTTATCTTTTAGCCCTGCAATCTTGTCTCAACTCTCCCAATGTCCAATTTTGCCAGTGGTCATCATAGGCTCAGATCTTCTCTATCAACCTAAGACATGGTTTTATAAACCAAGAATTTTTGTGAAATTTGGAGAACTTATTTTTCCAGAAAGAACAGAAAAAAGAGCCGAGTTAACAAAGCGAATCCATGATAGTCTGCTTTTGTATTTTTGGCAGCTTGTTAAACAACACAACATTGAACCTTTTGAATGGCCTTGTTCAGCTCAACAAAGATGGAAAGAAAATCCACGTCGTATCCGGTAAAGATTTAAAGATAATGAAAATGTCAAAGGATAACCGCCGTAGTTGTTTCTACCCCTATTTTGGGTAACCATGGTTAATATCTTTTGTGACGACGAAGCTTATGGGCGGATTTGCAGCAGCTCAACAACAGGACCACAAAAGGAATAAGGATAGAGCGGCTAGCTCTGCATCTGGGCGTCAAAATCAACTGATCAAGACTAGAGGAGTCTTACATGCCGTTATCTCTTGATTTTGAAGGTAAGATTATCACGGTCCGGTTAAGCAAATGGGACTGACCGAGTGGCTCAAAATGCTTGAAAAGAAAGCGATCACAAAGCAAAAAAAAACTGGGACCTGTCGGTTGAGAAGCTTTCACAAGACGGCTAGACATCTATCCATCCAAGAACGCGAAGTAGGTGTCAGCTGGACTTTGCCGGAGGTAATTTCAGAGTATAAATCATCGGTAAAACCGCCCAAGCTCAATGAGGCTTTGGGCTAGAAAGAGCATGGTTGTCTTCCAAAGCGTGATCAGTGGTTTCTTCTGCGATCAGCGAAAGAGCTGTATCAATGACTTGAGTGTGGGCTTTAATTCTCTTCTCGATGTCCCATTCTGAAGGGGTTTCTATTGTATATATTCTTTTGCATTTGAATTGAAAATAGAGATAAACTGCCTCAGGATATCCTATTTTTTCAAAACGACTTTTCTGTAAGGGACGAGAAAGAACCCCGCCGTCATGTTTCCTTCCTTCTATTTTAGGTCGACTATCTATCAAGAATGTTTTTGATACTTCATCCAGAATTTTTCTTCCTAGTTGAAGGTTGGATGGAATTTCGTAGAGGTAAATTCCATGGGCGTCATAGTCTTCATGAAGGAGTAGGCAGAGATCAAAAGGTTGTTGGGCTTCTAGAAATGACCGGATTTCCTTGATAGGAGAGAGATTCACATTCTGAAAGGATCTGTTAAGATCAACTCCGTGTTCGTTAAGTCGACTGTTATGTTTCAACCCCCAAGGGTTAATCAAGGGAATAAGGGTAAAATGGTAAGAAAAAAGGAGGGAAGGCCGAAAATTTTCTAGCCATTGAATAAGAGCAAGGACTCCTGCAGGCTCATCTCCGTGTATTCCAGCGGAAATATAGACACGTTTAACGGCTGTAGAGCGGACGGAGCAGGGGGGAGAATAAAAAGCTTCGACTGGAAGCGATCTTGTGACAGTGCAGAGCAGTTTTCTTTTCCATCCCAATCCCTTGGCAATCTGCGCCATCTTTTTATGCACCCATAGAGGATCATGAAAGGCTACGGTCATAGTCGTCGGATTAGCTTTTCTTAAAATATATTGTTGAGTTTGATAGAAAAAAAGTTGATTGGCAATAACGATAAGATGAAAGTAAGGCCAATAAATAATTTAGGGTCCTGTTCATGAGGATCAAAAAAGGTTAGATCAACTAAGTTACGTAGCGGTCAAGCTCATTGAAAAATGCCCTTTAAGGGTATTTCTCCTTGGCTTTTTGCCAAAGCTTGTCGAGATCCTTGGAAGCTTCTGGATAACTGTCATTTTTCAATTCTTGTTCAATAAACCGACATCTTTTTTCGAAGATCAGGGAAGATTCAGCGAGGGCCTCTTCGGGATCAATTCCAAGTAGCCTTGAAAAGTTTACCACCGAAAAGAGGAGATCACCGATTTCTTTTTTAATCTTTTCTTCGTTTTTTTCTTTGCAAGCTTCTTGGATTTCACTGAGTTCTTCTTGAATTTTTGAAAGAGGGCCTTGAGAATCTTTCCAGTCTAAGTTGATTTTTGAAGCCTTGGACTGCAGTTTCATCGCTTTTATTAATGCGGGAAGATATATGGGTATA
The DNA window shown above is from Methylacidiphilum caldifontis and carries:
- the trpD gene encoding anthranilate phosphoribosyltransferase, which produces MPLKCHNLGQLLSSAVELDEEQAHDTVEFLLDPSVSDLEKENFLLFLSKRGLTADELAFFAKGFLQKSVKLPFQESWKDQPLFDCCGSGGGGLSLFNVSTAIAFVLSTLGVPVVKHGNRGITKVSGSADVLEKLGIAYRLPPEGLYSSLMELGFAFIFAPDYHPCFARLAPVRKKLAEKKVQTLFHFLGPLLNPARPKTQLTGVFKEEHIDLFEGAFRRLGVEKPVVVYGVDEQYNPIGEIGVEGRGKARGLSLETLRPILTKNAIQRGYFSGSINDVIVDCALESASLIEAIFKGEIKGYARGLVVANSFLGLLSWGWDGRLEDALESIEQAIDSGMVYKKLTQARRFALGWRKECP
- a CDS encoding CinA family nicotinamide mononucleotide deamidase-related protein, which translates into the protein MRIELINTGTEILQGQKTNTHLAFLAHELFLLGEKLTLQIAARDSKDLVEIIREAFYRSQLTIVTGGLGPTSDDMTREAVAEALRMPLIFHPQLFQKVKSFYDGAGIAAPSWAIQKQSLFLEGSLILENDHGSAAGSIIEKEGRLLIMLPGPPRELEPMWKNHVVPWWKSRFELRKPFTTICKIVGLAESVIQQRVESKLKSLGVEEIGYCESPGEVALRLLFKDKEILTKARDLMTETFGSDLYALEDKSLEEVVIEKATSKKVKIATAESCTGGLISSRLTDVPGSSATFIYGWVTYSNEAKITQLKVDKSLISSVGAVSKEVAEAMASGALEISGADLSLAVTGIAGPQGGSPEKPVGLVWVAIQRKGSKPIAYERFFPSDRLTFKRLVSQFGIDLLRRMITGKDLPKC
- the secA gene encoding preprotein translocase subunit SecA, with amino-acid sequence MIKQLLQKVFGSKNERELSRLWPIVRKINELEKELFVLSDEDLAQKTFEFKKRIAGGESLDDLLPEAFAVVKHVCRRFKESSKVIIVRGHPVVWDMVPFDVQLLGGIVLHMGKIAEMATGEGKTLVATLPVYLNALLGNGVHVVTVNDYLAARDSEWMGEIYKFLQLSVGCLQQGQSYEERRAQYACDITYGTNSEFGFDYLRDNSIATQKEEKVQRGHFYAIIDEVDSILIDEARTPLIISGPATVATNQEYERYNPQVSRLVQQQVIECARMAEEIQGLLKDKTANREKIGRLLFKIKLGMPRNKQLMKLLEDPETRRFMDDAELSLYQDSRRTELYALKEELLFSIDEKNNEVDISERGRKYLNPGDPDYFAPPDLVALFDELERNPGLDPREKEKIRLQAQQKYEEATERIHCVSQLLRAYCLYEKDVHYVVQDNKVIIVDEFTGRLMPGRRWSEGLHQAIECKEGVHIDRETQTLATITIQNYFRLYKKLAGMTGTAATEANEFHDIYKLDVVEIPTNKPCRRIDYEDTIFKTRRAKYQNIVQKIKELHAKGQPVLVGTISVEASELLSRMLKRENIPHNVLNAKHHQQEAEIIARAGYRGAVTIATNMAGRGTDIKLGQGVAELGGLFVLGTERHEARRIDLQLRGRCARQGDPGVSKFYISLEDDLMRNFGDSRKISSLLTKMGMKEDEELEHPWLTKAVATAQKRVEQRNYMIRKHTLQYDDVLNLQREVVYGYRNEVLETDNPREEIFSAVQEVIDREVKNRLSNGENADYLGLVHWVNQLFPIALREDEIEKIGSAEEIIDYILQKVKKAYELKIKFEDTQDLVSLERYIILSAIDKLWQEHLYSMDGLRASIGLRAYGQKDPLIEYKQEAYSLFEDLMNRIKKEIAHNVFRSASNVLAFEQFLTSLNRSEQQVDPLARVQPPMHEEDGEDGREKKSTKVSLPVRRSGPKMGRNDPCPLDPTKKFKNCCGAQGAKCCLKIAMDFPYPEERHKKAK
- a CDS encoding dihydroorotase, translating into MDNKKTGFHISSGRLIDPLSRRDEIGDLYVAGGKIVDPTDFPADFQWLRIDAQGLIIAPGLIDMHVHLREPGETRKETIRTGTLAAAAGGITTVVAMPNTIPPTDNPDTITWIRKKAEKEAVVKVYPTGCITEGRRGEKLSPFQSLVQAGAIALSDDGNCVQNSRMMYLAMEFASILNVPILDHCEDTALSNGGVMNEGYWSTLLGLPGWPSVAEEIMVSRDILLCEKTQARIHLQHLTTEGSVRLLREAKKRGIPISAEVCPHHIALTESALRDYDTRFKMNPPLRGQKDREALIEAIVDGTIEVIASDHAPHTVFEKEVEFEKAPFGVVGLETLLAVCLKELYFSKKMSLLDLFSRLTLGPSRVLGLPQPSLDYGSSADLILLDLGAEWTVEASQFLSKGRNTPFEGLSLKGKVVLTMVEGQIVWKMEGKDLVVK
- the carA gene encoding glutamine-hydrolyzing carbamoyl-phosphate synthase small subunit, with the protein product MKKYPRKAFLILEDGTVFEGESFGAEGTVVGEVCFNTSMTGYQEILTDPSYRGQIVCLTYPEIGNYGINPFDHQSRAIQVSGLVIRSLSPVASNWRSFWSLPDFLKNEGVMGIQKVDTRRLTLHLREAGVLRGVLTTEDMERKDAMKLAHGWDYSKIDFIAELTTPRMYRWNEEELFNPIIEQMAKANPLTEGKKELIRKWREKLKQQAQPSYRLAVLDFGVKFSTLRFLRQQGFDLYVFPAYASSQAVLDIDPDGIFLSNGPGDPALFKKLHAQIKPLLGKKPIFGICLGHQLLAIALGAQTFKLRFGHRGANHPVKNLFDSTIKITSQNHGYAVSADTLPEGLKVSEINLSDGTIEGFVHESFPLFSVQYHPEASPGPHDALSYFEFFFNKVKGNKT
- a CDS encoding S1C family serine protease, which gives rise to MSCFFIPNKNSLLSLFSSFFRRPSSLFILRKGLYFILLFSFPVLSVQSQNSKLYQAEDEPTVLVVKKVMPAVVNISSERIVQKRVQDPFDLFFGRYYSYKEKVKSLGSGVIVSAEGYIITCAHVVERSIDRKVQVTLNERKTAIEAKILAVDPSADLALLKMDSKTAFPFLDIQNVSPTLLGQTVIVLGNPVGYQNSVSKGILSAMNRTIETENGKIEGLLQTDAAINPGNSGGPIVDISGKFVGISSAKFAGEAIEGIGFAIPARKVNIFYRDALAELKGGSTNPTKFNIEELLAKKFGLHVQEINQDLAEAFRVQEGMGLLVSDVDPNGPAAKAGIKSGMIILGIGNRRIDELEFYPQLLKDIKSGEGVLMTVMVIRESQGFFLSQTSTVEVFAR